A window of Gloeothece verrucosa PCC 7822 genomic DNA:
GCTACCCTACCCGTAGGGTAAGCTAACCTTTAATCCTTTCTAAAAAATATACTGTAATTCTACCAACCCGGTAACAAAATTGATATGTAAATTTTTAATAAGCAAACAAATGCTTTTTTTGTGTTCGCAATTAAATAAGCCATCTCAATTTTATTCTAAACCTGAAAATAAGACATTTTAGTTAAAAAAATAAACCAAATGCTTATTTTAATGATACAAAAATCTATTTTGGCCTAATAAATCAAAAAAATAAGGTTTTTAGCTTAGTCTTCGGGATTGGCAATGAGAGATTCTTCCAATTCTACTTCTCCCTTTTGCAAAGAAATAATTGTACTTCCGTCAGGCTTACGTTCTTCTAAAAGAGCAGGAAGAGATATACCAGCTAACTTATTGAAGCGGTTATAATATCTAAGAATGCGCTGAATTTGAGTTTGATTGGAAAAAGCGGTGGTTTTAGAACGAGGTTCTATAAAAAAAGTGGTGCTACCATTAACAAGATTTGAAAATTTTTGTAAATATTCTTCAAGCTGTTCTAGGGTAAAAGGTTTTCGTAGAAAGCCTCTCACTCCGTACCAAGTCAGTTCGTCTTTTAAAGTTTCGGGAAAACAAGGAGATTGTGCCAATAAACCTTTCAATTTAAGCCTCTGAATGCCTAATTGATGAATTTCTTGCAAAAAATCTAAATAAGAAAACTTTTCTTTTCGTCCTCTGGTATTATCCCTAATCTCAAAAAGAATAGTATCAATGCAAGGTAAATTTCGCTCCTGAGCGTAGGGATCGGCATTATGTGCAATCAGTGTTTGTAGTGCTTTTTTGAAGGTTCGGCAGTAAATAAAGACAAATTGATATGGCTTTGTTTTATTACCGGGTTGATTTTTACTGGTAATAAGATCTGAAGCATAAAACATAGGAGGGTTGAAATACTCAACAATCTGTCCAGCCAAGGCTGGATCATTGTCGATCAGAAGAATATAAAATAGCTCCATTTTAGAAAAAAGCTTATCAATTTCTTAGATAATAACATTTATGCTTAAATATATAGCTTGAAAGCAAGAACAAAAGTCAAATACAAGCCCTAAGTGTCTAAATTTACAGACAGAGAAGACGAAATCACAGACTGGCTTAGTGTAGTGTCTCTACTAAGTCTTGAGGAATTTTGCCGTTGTTGGATACCGGTAATTTATGGTATAAATGAAGATGATAAAAAGTATCGAGCAGCTTGTATTGATTTATTAGAAAGAATTTTCAATAAACAAAAGAAAACGATTGAAAATTGGTTCTGGAACCCAGAAATGGTTCCAGAATATGCCCAACAGCAATTAGGCTTGCTCGATCGCTTGTGGCATATCCGTCAGCAGGTTATCTCTCCAAACCCCTAGCTATTTGTCTGTAAATTAAGAAAATTTGTCGAGAATTCAACACATGAAGCTTTGTATACAATTGATCATGGTACTGCTGGTACTTATCCCAAAAGATGTATTAGCTCAACAATCGGAGCGCAATAGTTTATCTGTACCTAAAAGACAAGAAGAAGTGCCCCCTTCAAATTTTCCACTTTTTGTACTTAAAGAAGTAGATTTGCAGAATTCTTCGGTATTTACCTCAAAAGAAGTTAATGAAATGGCTAAAGACTATTTGGGACAAGCTGTAGATCTCAGCGATCTTTTAAAAATACAAGAGAAGAACTCGCTTATCAGCAAGCTAACTCTTCCTTAATTCACGGATTTTTTAAACCTTTTGATATTCGTTACGGAAGTTCAATTGCATCAATAGGATTTTCTCAGCCGCTAATAAACACGCAAAATTTAACGTTTGAGAGGGTGTTTATAAAGTAAATCTAAAGACAAGAAAAAAATAGGCCAAAAACGATTAATCTAATCTGGGTAATTGTTCGCAATCAAAAGTGAGGAGCGATCTGCTTGTATCCAAGTGATTTATCTGATGCCGAATGGGAATTGCTTGCCCCACTTATTCCAGCCGCTAAATCCGGGGGACATCCGCGTACTACAGATATTAGACAAGTCTGTAATGCGATATATTATCATTTGAAGACCGGATGCCAATGGAGATATTTACCCAAAAATTTTCCTCCTCCCTCCACAGTCTATAGTTATTATCGCAAATGGGTCAAAAAGGGGGTTTGGGAAAAAATCAATCACACCCTCCGGCAGATGGTTCGTCAACAGGTAGGGAAATCTCCGCAAAGTAGTGTAATCATAGCAGACAGCCAATCGGTGGAAACAACCGAAAAAAGGGGGATGTGTATGGCTTTGACGGTGGAAAAAAAGTCAAAGGCCGAAAAAGGCAATTATTAGTTGATAGTTTAGGATTAATCTTGAAAGTAATTGTAGCTGAAGCTCATGGTC
This region includes:
- a CDS encoding POTRA domain-containing protein; amino-acid sequence: MVLLVLIPKDVLAQQSERNSLSVPKRQEEVPPSNFPLFVLKEVDLQNSSVFTSKEVNEMAKDYLGQAVDLSDLLKIQEKNSLISKLTLP
- a CDS encoding IS5 family transposase (programmed frameshift) — its product is MYPSDLSDAEWELLAPLIPAAKSGGHPRTTDIRQVCNAIYYHLKTGCQWRYLPKNFPPPSTVYSYYRKWVKKGVWEKINHTLRQMVRQQVGKSPQSSVIIADSQSVETTGKKGDVYGFDGGKKVKGRKRQLLVDSLGLILKVIVAEAHGQERVLAATAVMELLEENPKLLEKVALMWVDAGYSGDKFALAIWLMIQARVEVIKRSDKKFKVLPKRWIVERTFGWFNWYRRLSKDYEKLSEMSEAAIYAVMTRIMLRRLVS